From Timaviella obliquedivisa GSE-PSE-MK23-08B:
TGCTTTCTTCGTCCCGGCAGGAGAAACGTTCTCGTTTAACTTTTCAGGATTTTTGCAGATGAACACAAGTTTGCAAAATGCAGACACTCAAGCAGCAAATACCCTCGGTAGAATTGCGTTTGGTGTATACGATGTCACTCGTAAACCTGTCCGCTTAGACTTTTTAGAAGTGACAGGTGGCTTAGATACACCGGGTCATCGGGATTTCTTAAATTTTCAAATCAGTAATAGTAAGAAATGCAGTAATATCAGCCTGGACTGGCAGCAAACTGGTTTTACCCTACAAACTGGCAAGCTAGAAGAATCGGCTCTTGTCTCGGTTGTCGGAGAATATAAAACTCAACCTTTTACGCAAGATACGCTTTTAGTAGTAGGAGACTTCAGCAATGGGTTGAAGCAATCTTCTGAGCTATCTGGTCACCCCAAATATCGACTTAATCAGAATCACTCAGCTTTTAAACCTCAGAAGGAGCGATCGCACATGGGAACCAGTCAGCCTTCTAAGAGAAAAATGTGTTCCAACTCAGCAGCGTAAGAAATTTTAAGCAAAGGTTTAAGTGATGAGAAAAATGGAATTAGCATTAAATCCTGCCTAAAGATAGAAGATTTCAGAGTTAGCTTTAACTCATACTTCTAAAATTTAGTCCGTCTACTTCGGGCAAACTAGGGAGGTTTCTATCGCTACGCAATTTTTACATCATCCGTTAGGTGACTCGCCTGCTGCACTTTTACCAAGGTCAGTTTCAGATGTCTTGACACAGGCGATCGCAGCGGCTGATTTTTGCACGAGTCATGCTGCCGAAATTGATTGCCATGGCAAATACCCGCGTCAAGAATTCCAGCAGCTTGCTGAGATGGGTTTGTTAACTGCGCCCTTGCAACCAAGTCTAGGAGGCGTAGGCTTAGGAATTGATACTCATACTCTTCATGAGACACTTGTTATTCTTCAACAGATCGGTCGCGGCAATTTGGCAGTTGGGCGGATTTATGAAGGACATATCAACGCACTTCAACTAATTCAAACTTTTGGAACAGCAGCACAAATCAAGCAATATGCCAATGATGTCCGCGATCGCAATAAAGTGTTTGGCGTGTGGAATGCAGAAGCCGGAGATGGCGTTAAGCTCATTCCTCTAGGCAATGGGCGATATCGTTTAGAGGGATCTAAAACATTTTGCTCGGGCGTTGGTTGTGTCGATCGCCCTTTTGTAAACGGGGCATTGCCCGATGGACGTTGGCAAATGTGCATTGTGCCAATGGATGAAGTAGTCACTTTAAGCGATTCAACCTGGTGGCAACCGAGCGGGATGAAAGCGACTGCTAGTTACAAAGTTGACTTTAGCAGCGTCGAACTAGACGAGCGATCGTTGATTGGTCAACCCGATGACTACCATCGCCAGCCCTGGCTATCGGGAGGTGCAATTCGTTTTGCTGCGGTGCAATTGGGCGGAGCAGAGGCACTGTTCAATACGACACGTCAATATTTACACGACCTTAAAAGAACTACTGATCCCTACCAAGAGGTGCGACTGGGGCAGATGGCGATCGCTTTAGAAAGCGGTAACCTTTGGCTACAAGGTGCAGCTGCCCGGTTTTCTCAGCACTCGTCTATCTTTGGCGGTGATCCCAGCAAAGCACAACCTGAAGCTGATCGTCTAGTGGCTTATGCCAATATGGTACGAACTGCGATTGAGCAAATCTGTATGGACATGATGCAGCTTTGTGAGCGATCAATCGGTACGCGGGGTTTACTGCCGCCGTATCCTATGGAGCGGATCATTCGAGATTTAACACTCTATTTACGGCAACCCGCCTTTGATGCTGTTTTGGCAGACGTAGGCAAATACGCTTTGCGCCAGACTGCTCCCGCTCAACAACTATGGGAGTCGCAGAATGATTGAGTCTGCGCTAAAGAATCCTACTGTGCTACCACTCTATTCAGTAGAAGCAATCGCCACGAGTCCTGTTCTGATCGTTGCACCCCACCCAGATGATGAGTGCTTAGGATGTGGAGGAGCAATCGCGCTGCTGCGATCGCTAGGTTGTAACGTTCACATTCTTGTCATGAGTGATGGCACAATGTCTCACCCCAATTCTCAACAATATCCGGCGACAGCACTGCGATCGCTACGAGAACAAGAAACGCGCTCAGCAATGACAACTTTAGGAGTAGATATCAATCAGATTACCTTTTTAGGACTACCCGATAGCGCTGTTCCAATTTCAACAAAGGCAGAGTTTAGCGCTGTAGTATTAACGTGTCAGCGCTACCTGAAGGCGATCGCTCCGCAGACTGTTTTTTTACCTTGGAGACAAGACCCCCACGCAGATCACCGCGCTACTTGGCAAATACTGACCTCTGCTCTAATATCACCTTATCCTAGATTGATCGAATACCCAATTTGGGACTGGGACCTGACCCAGCGTGGAGATAGAGGAGATTTTAGTTCACTGAGAGCTTGGAGGCTAGATATTCAAGCCGTAAGAAAATTGAAGCAAGACGCAA
This genomic window contains:
- a CDS encoding acyl-CoA/acyl-ACP dehydrogenase — protein: MATQFLHHPLGDSPAALLPRSVSDVLTQAIAAADFCTSHAAEIDCHGKYPRQEFQQLAEMGLLTAPLQPSLGGVGLGIDTHTLHETLVILQQIGRGNLAVGRIYEGHINALQLIQTFGTAAQIKQYANDVRDRNKVFGVWNAEAGDGVKLIPLGNGRYRLEGSKTFCSGVGCVDRPFVNGALPDGRWQMCIVPMDEVVTLSDSTWWQPSGMKATASYKVDFSSVELDERSLIGQPDDYHRQPWLSGGAIRFAAVQLGGAEALFNTTRQYLHDLKRTTDPYQEVRLGQMAIALESGNLWLQGAAARFSQHSSIFGGDPSKAQPEADRLVAYANMVRTAIEQICMDMMQLCERSIGTRGLLPPYPMERIIRDLTLYLRQPAFDAVLADVGKYALRQTAPAQQLWESQND
- a CDS encoding PIG-L family deacetylase; this encodes MIESALKNPTVLPLYSVEAIATSPVLIVAPHPDDECLGCGGAIALLRSLGCNVHILVMSDGTMSHPNSQQYPATALRSLREQETRSAMTTLGVDINQITFLGLPDSAVPISTKAEFSAVVLTCQRYLKAIAPQTVFLPWRQDPHADHRATWQILTSALISPYPRLIEYPIWDWDLTQRGDRGDFSSLRAWRLDIQAVRKLKQDAIATYRSQVTDLISDDPLGFRLSAEMLTHFNQPWELYLEEAYTEKSIPAK